From a single Andrena cerasifolii isolate SP2316 chromosome 8, iyAndCera1_principal, whole genome shotgun sequence genomic region:
- the LOC143372345 gene encoding 3-oxoacyl-[acyl-carrier-protein] synthase, mitochondrial, producing MFTPLVSINRTVTTAARCKRRVVITGMGVVCPLGVGAQNAWQALINSKSGVTRLTEPDYDKLPCKIGALIPKGDGSNELDINSHFSKSELRTMCPATAYALIATEEALNDADWKPKDEIDKQDTGVAVGIGMIDLVDVCTTHEALKNGYNKVSPYFVPRILPNMAAGQISIKYGFRGPNHSVSTACATGAHAIGDAFRFIRGGETSVMVCGGAEACISPLSIAAFCRLRALSTCKNEFPCEASRPFDKDRDGFVMGEGSAILVLEELNHALERNANIYAEVLGYGLSGDAAHLTAPSEDGTGAILAMDRAVKDAGIDSVEITFVSAHATSTPLGDAIEIKAIESFMGQHKRNVTVSSTKGAHGHLLGAAGNLESAFTILAIKESIIPPTLNLHNLDGETSLHFAPNVKKTWNATSRHVALKNAFGFGGTNACLCFAEYDE from the exons ATGTTTACTCCGCTTGTTTCTATTAATCGCACAGTAACAACCGCCGCAAGATGCAAACGGCGGGTTGTTATTACGGGAATGGGAGTAGTATGCCCCCTTGGAGTTGGCGCACAAAATGCCTGGCAAGCTCTCATTAACTCTAAGTCAGGTGTTACCAGATTGACCGAACCGGACTACGATAAACTGCCTTGTAAAATTG GTGCGCTGATACCTAAGGGGGATGGCTCTAACGAATTAGATATCAACTCACACTTTTCAAAAAGTGAACTGCGCACAATGTGCCCCGCCACTGCTTATGCTTTGATAGCTACAGAAGAGGCGTTGAACGACGCAGACTGGAAACCGAAAGATGAAATCGACAAACAAGATACAGGAGTAGCGGTGGGAATAGGAATGATAGATTTGGTCGATGTATGTACAACGCACGAAGCTTTAAAGAATGGATATAACAAAGTCAGCCCATATTTTGTACCAAGGATTCTGCCGAACATGGCTGCAGGGCAAATTAGTATTAAATATGGCTTTCGTGGACCGAATCACTCCGTATCAACAGCATGCGCGACTGGAGCGCATGCCAttg GCGACGCTTTTCGCTTTATCCGTGGTGGAGAAACAAGCGTAATGGTATGCGGCGGAGCAGAAGCGTGCATTAGTCCTCTTTCTATAGCTGCTTTCTGTAGACTTAGAGCATTAAGTACATGTAAAAATGAGTTTCCATGCGAAGCATCACGTCCATTCGATAAAGACAGAGACGGGTTTGTGATGGGAGAAGGTTCTGCTATACTGGTTCTGGAAGAATTGAATCATGCACTTGAGAGGAATGCAAACATTTATGCAGAAGTATTAGGATACGGTCTGTCCGGTGACGCAGCGCATTTAACTGCACCCAGTGAGGACGGCACTGGTGCTATATTGGCTATGGACAGAGCGGTGAAAGACGCTGGTATAGACTCCGTAGAAATTACCTTTGTTAGCGCGCATGCAACTTCGACACCCCTGGGCGATGCTATTGAAATAAAAGCCATAGAATCGTTCATGGGGCAGCACAAGCGAAATGTAACTGTTTCTAGTACGAAAGGAGCTCATGGCCACTTGCTGGGAGCAGCAGGGAACTTGGAATCTGCTTTCACTATTTTAGCAATAAAAGAGAGTATAATCCCACCGACATTGAACTTGCATAATTTAGATGGAGAAACAAGCTTGCATTTTGCTCCAAATGTAAAGAAAACTTGGAATGCTACATCTAGACACGTAGCTTTGAAAAACGCGTTCGGCTTTGGAGGGACAAATGCATGCTTATGTTTCGCGGAGTACGACGAATAA
- the LOC143372341 gene encoding uncharacterized protein LOC143372341 isoform X2 — translation MIMDINGLGAICDSPLVRGKQLDEFTKKLDMLTKDEIKASFEVTCKDMLAILGQAVPCVGCRRSVERLFYDLMKSGHPALDPLVITPEGLLSIKDDILESPQLLCTMLQGHSTRLNSLVERQPRNKKSRRCVLHSLEIQRMRLLPSAWREVWDCMELPCRRELALIETDTLDATLDTYLRKHRFCGECRTKVLLASSLLTTEPEPTKEKGYVAALYSGIKRCIRDRHVHLPTSTIYISTLIGRAQPELMGRERHAKTLEIAQEEVLTCLGLCVAERLHRVHRRLREEETVCKVLAAVAVDALSRNFQMAVEVKQGISQLELLYEELTREEIAKQQRREKLRLKRKKKKERRYETEEKENTCDCSSKRQSGNNETPCVCADTKPTTQNIDRHKLQVLDPKNKGPPTCKCPDCIKKSKTSISQSQSQIQLAFPKKSSSLQKNAVKKGTLESKAKIVTNQTKKCNTSVKNLSEEELFETCESCKDFSEKIENDHWHSLEECKDPTTKEIVNAWIGKPSKSYNMWIEMKKRFELSISERKSRSSSEQSSQDCGYSSEHNISSSSLPSTPEGSEVACSDGCCNHERDCHDMRPSEKLVHSNSSISSLKERGGGLTLTQMLEDSYLSDDEEKESYIPAEEVLEFKSRMCQVLEKRQELRQTLRKRFAILCSHHKPFTIPN, via the exons ATGATTATGGATATAAACGGTTTGGGTGCAATCTGTGATAGTCCATTAGTCCGGGGAAAACAGCTGGATGAATTCACTAAGAAACTTGATATGCTTACAAAAGATGAGATTAAAGCATCATTTGAAGTTACATGCAAGGATATGCTGGCAATTTTAGGCCAAGCCGTACCTTGTGTTGGTTGCAGGAGGAG TGTTGAAAGATTGTTCTACGACCTCATGAAGTCAGGGCATCCAGCATTAGATCCTCTGGTGATTACGCCCGAAGGTTTATTGTCGATCAAAGATGACATTCTGGAGTCACCACAACTACTTTGTACGATGTTGCAAGGGCATAG CACTAGGTTAAACAGTTTAGTCGAGAGGCAACCTAGAAACAAAAAGTCACGAAGGTGTGTACTGCACTCGTTAGAAATTCAGCGTATGAGACTTCTTCCAAGCGCGTGGAGAGAAGTGTGGGATTGTATGGAACTTCCTTGCCGCCGGGAGCTAGCCCTGATAGAAACCGATACTCTTGACGCCACTTTGGATACATATTTACGTAAACATCG ATTCTGTGGCGAATGCCGTACAAAGGTATTGTTGGCATCGTCTCTTTTGACTACAGAACCTGAACCAACAAAAGAGAAGGGCTATGTTGCCGCCCTGTATTCTGGGATCAAGCGTTGCATTCGCGATAGGCATGTACATTTACCTACTAGCACAATTTATATTAGTACTCTAATTGGGCGTGCTCAACCAGAACTCATGGGAAG GGAGCGACATGCAAAGACGTTGGAAATTGCTCAGGAAGAGGTACTTACTTGTTTAGGATTATGCGTTGCTGAGCGTTTGCACAGGGTTCATCGACGGTTGAGGGAAGAGGAAACTGTATGCAAAGTACTAGCTGCTGTTGCGGTAGATGCGTTATCCAGAAACTTTCAA ATGGCTGTAGAAGTTAAGCAAGGTATTTCTCAACTAGAACTCCTCTATGAGGAGTTAACAAGGGAAGAAATAGCAAAGCAACAACGACGAGAAAAGTTACGTCTGAAacgcaagaagaagaaagaacgtCGGTACGAGACGGAAGAGAAAGAAAATACGTGTGAT TGTTCAAGCAAAAGGCAAAGTGGTAACAATGAAACACCTTGTGTTTGTGCGGACACGAAGCCCACGACACAAAATATAGATCGACATAAG TTACAAGTATTAGATCCAAAAAATAAGGGACCACCCACGTGTAAATGTCCGGACTGCATAAAGAAATCAAAAACTAGTATATCGCAATCACAAAGTCAAATTCAGTTAGCATTCCCTAAAAAGTCGTCAAGTTTGCAAAAGAATGCAGTTAAGAAGGGCACTCTCGAATCGAAAGCAAAAATCGTTACAAATCAAACGAAAAAATGTAATACCTCGGTGAAGAATCTTTCCGAAGAGGAACTATTTGAAACGTGCGAGTCGTGTAAG GATTTTTCCGAGAAAATTGAAAACGATCACTGGCACAGTTTAGAAGAGTGTAAAGATCCAACGACTAAAGAAATAGTGAATGCTTGGATAGGGAAACCAAGCAAGAGTTACAACATGTGGATTGAAATGAAGAAACGATTTGAATTATCAATCTCAGAGAGGAAGAGTCGTTCTTCGAGCGAACAATCGTCGCAGGATTGCGGTTACTCCTCGGAACATAATATTAGCAGTTCTTCCCTTCCTAGTACACCAGAAGGATCTGAAGTAGCCTGCAGTGACGGATGTTGTAACCATGAAAGAGATTGTCACGATATGCGACCATCCGAAAAACTTGTTCATTCCAATTCTAGCATCTCGTCGTTAAAAGAAAGGGGCGGTGGTCTAACACTTACACAGATGTTAGAA GATTCCTACTTGTCAGATGACGAAGAAAAAGAGAGTTATATTCCAGCAGAGGAAGTATTGGAGTTTAAATCTCGAATGTGCCAAGTTCTTGAGAAACGACAAGAACTTCGTCAGACACTTAGAAAACGTTTCGCTATTCTATGCAGTCATCACAAGCCCTTTAccattcctaattaa
- the LOC143372341 gene encoding gametogenetin-binding protein 2-like isoform X1, producing MAKLVNVWRDDDPVDLTRRQMPLIVDENLTMIMDINGLGAICDSPLVRGKQLDEFTKKLDMLTKDEIKASFEVTCKDMLAILGQAVPCVGCRRSVERLFYDLMKSGHPALDPLVITPEGLLSIKDDILESPQLLCTMLQGHSTRLNSLVERQPRNKKSRRCVLHSLEIQRMRLLPSAWREVWDCMELPCRRELALIETDTLDATLDTYLRKHRFCGECRTKVLLASSLLTTEPEPTKEKGYVAALYSGIKRCIRDRHVHLPTSTIYISTLIGRAQPELMGRERHAKTLEIAQEEVLTCLGLCVAERLHRVHRRLREEETVCKVLAAVAVDALSRNFQMAVEVKQGISQLELLYEELTREEIAKQQRREKLRLKRKKKKERRYETEEKENTCDCSSKRQSGNNETPCVCADTKPTTQNIDRHKLQVLDPKNKGPPTCKCPDCIKKSKTSISQSQSQIQLAFPKKSSSLQKNAVKKGTLESKAKIVTNQTKKCNTSVKNLSEEELFETCESCKDFSEKIENDHWHSLEECKDPTTKEIVNAWIGKPSKSYNMWIEMKKRFELSISERKSRSSSEQSSQDCGYSSEHNISSSSLPSTPEGSEVACSDGCCNHERDCHDMRPSEKLVHSNSSISSLKERGGGLTLTQMLEDSYLSDDEEKESYIPAEEVLEFKSRMCQVLEKRQELRQTLRKRFAILCSHHKPFTIPN from the exons ATGGCGAAATTAGTGAACGTTTGGCGGGACGATGACCCGGTCGATTTGACGCGAAGACAAATGCCGTTGATTGTCGATGAAAATCTCACG ATGATTATGGATATAAACGGTTTGGGTGCAATCTGTGATAGTCCATTAGTCCGGGGAAAACAGCTGGATGAATTCACTAAGAAACTTGATATGCTTACAAAAGATGAGATTAAAGCATCATTTGAAGTTACATGCAAGGATATGCTGGCAATTTTAGGCCAAGCCGTACCTTGTGTTGGTTGCAGGAGGAG TGTTGAAAGATTGTTCTACGACCTCATGAAGTCAGGGCATCCAGCATTAGATCCTCTGGTGATTACGCCCGAAGGTTTATTGTCGATCAAAGATGACATTCTGGAGTCACCACAACTACTTTGTACGATGTTGCAAGGGCATAG CACTAGGTTAAACAGTTTAGTCGAGAGGCAACCTAGAAACAAAAAGTCACGAAGGTGTGTACTGCACTCGTTAGAAATTCAGCGTATGAGACTTCTTCCAAGCGCGTGGAGAGAAGTGTGGGATTGTATGGAACTTCCTTGCCGCCGGGAGCTAGCCCTGATAGAAACCGATACTCTTGACGCCACTTTGGATACATATTTACGTAAACATCG ATTCTGTGGCGAATGCCGTACAAAGGTATTGTTGGCATCGTCTCTTTTGACTACAGAACCTGAACCAACAAAAGAGAAGGGCTATGTTGCCGCCCTGTATTCTGGGATCAAGCGTTGCATTCGCGATAGGCATGTACATTTACCTACTAGCACAATTTATATTAGTACTCTAATTGGGCGTGCTCAACCAGAACTCATGGGAAG GGAGCGACATGCAAAGACGTTGGAAATTGCTCAGGAAGAGGTACTTACTTGTTTAGGATTATGCGTTGCTGAGCGTTTGCACAGGGTTCATCGACGGTTGAGGGAAGAGGAAACTGTATGCAAAGTACTAGCTGCTGTTGCGGTAGATGCGTTATCCAGAAACTTTCAA ATGGCTGTAGAAGTTAAGCAAGGTATTTCTCAACTAGAACTCCTCTATGAGGAGTTAACAAGGGAAGAAATAGCAAAGCAACAACGACGAGAAAAGTTACGTCTGAAacgcaagaagaagaaagaacgtCGGTACGAGACGGAAGAGAAAGAAAATACGTGTGAT TGTTCAAGCAAAAGGCAAAGTGGTAACAATGAAACACCTTGTGTTTGTGCGGACACGAAGCCCACGACACAAAATATAGATCGACATAAG TTACAAGTATTAGATCCAAAAAATAAGGGACCACCCACGTGTAAATGTCCGGACTGCATAAAGAAATCAAAAACTAGTATATCGCAATCACAAAGTCAAATTCAGTTAGCATTCCCTAAAAAGTCGTCAAGTTTGCAAAAGAATGCAGTTAAGAAGGGCACTCTCGAATCGAAAGCAAAAATCGTTACAAATCAAACGAAAAAATGTAATACCTCGGTGAAGAATCTTTCCGAAGAGGAACTATTTGAAACGTGCGAGTCGTGTAAG GATTTTTCCGAGAAAATTGAAAACGATCACTGGCACAGTTTAGAAGAGTGTAAAGATCCAACGACTAAAGAAATAGTGAATGCTTGGATAGGGAAACCAAGCAAGAGTTACAACATGTGGATTGAAATGAAGAAACGATTTGAATTATCAATCTCAGAGAGGAAGAGTCGTTCTTCGAGCGAACAATCGTCGCAGGATTGCGGTTACTCCTCGGAACATAATATTAGCAGTTCTTCCCTTCCTAGTACACCAGAAGGATCTGAAGTAGCCTGCAGTGACGGATGTTGTAACCATGAAAGAGATTGTCACGATATGCGACCATCCGAAAAACTTGTTCATTCCAATTCTAGCATCTCGTCGTTAAAAGAAAGGGGCGGTGGTCTAACACTTACACAGATGTTAGAA GATTCCTACTTGTCAGATGACGAAGAAAAAGAGAGTTATATTCCAGCAGAGGAAGTATTGGAGTTTAAATCTCGAATGTGCCAAGTTCTTGAGAAACGACAAGAACTTCGTCAGACACTTAGAAAACGTTTCGCTATTCTATGCAGTCATCACAAGCCCTTTAccattcctaattaa